A window of Dehalococcoidia bacterium contains these coding sequences:
- a CDS encoding FtsQ-type POTRA domain-containing protein: protein MRRYSYQQRRRRPAPRDGQGSHRRLWRALLLLPLLAAVTALGWFACQSPLLKVTQVEVVGAQTIDPALLAEASGLKGQMLFLLDSAGAETRLKALPMVKDVSVERRWPGKAVLRVQERQPWGYWQVKDQLYVIDDEGFVLDNTRPPEEAPTIVHIDSERRWLPGERIDPNAVALAKELIKSSPRSLGRAVTGLEYSDGSGLTVILEGGVRATFGDGRDLDYKVSALYVLLEKARKEGLEVHAVDLRFGDTISFQ from the coding sequence TTGCGTCGCTATAGCTATCAGCAGCGACGGCGGCGGCCCGCGCCGCGCGACGGCCAGGGCAGTCACAGACGCCTGTGGCGCGCCCTGCTGCTCCTCCCGCTGCTCGCTGCGGTGACGGCGCTCGGCTGGTTCGCCTGCCAGTCGCCGCTGCTGAAGGTGACGCAGGTCGAAGTGGTGGGCGCGCAGACCATCGACCCGGCGCTCCTCGCCGAGGCGTCGGGCCTCAAGGGGCAGATGCTATTCCTTCTCGATTCTGCCGGAGCAGAAACGCGGCTGAAGGCGCTGCCGATGGTCAAGGACGTATCGGTGGAACGGCGCTGGCCGGGCAAGGCGGTGCTTAGGGTGCAGGAGCGCCAGCCCTGGGGCTACTGGCAGGTGAAGGACCAGCTTTACGTCATCGACGACGAGGGATTTGTCCTCGACAACACCCGCCCGCCTGAGGAGGCGCCGACGATAGTGCACATCGATAGCGAGCGGCGCTGGCTTCCGGGGGAGCGCATCGACCCGAACGCCGTCGCCCTCGCGAAAGAACTCATCAAATCTAGCCCGCGCTCCCTGGGGCGCGCGGTCACCGGCCTGGAGTACAGCGACGGGAGCGGCCTCACCGTGATTCTGGAAGGCGGCGTGCGCGCCACCTTCGGCGACGGCCGCGACCTCGACTACAAGGTAAGCGCCCTCTACGTGTTGCTGGAGAAAGCGCGCAAGGAAGGATTAGAGGTCCACGCCGTCGACCTGCGGTTCGGAGATACGATCTCCTTTCAATAG
- the murB gene encoding UDP-N-acetylmuramate dehydrogenase: protein MDEKLIAALRRIGEVRLDEPLSRHTTFGIGGPADAFVTVDSARRLRRLVALCHRHDTPLFILGAGSNILVGELGIRGVTAENRARQVQGPKASSNGRSVFRIESGMPLAKLARDLSAKGFSGLEWAGGIPGTIGGAVVYNAGAYECSLADVLKRVGMVDARGRGHILSAADLGLGYRESAFTRRLFAGQVILWAEIGLFPGDPDDLVRQMREFDRSRSESQPRGRSAGSIFKNTREYPAWWLIDQVGLRGYRIGDAEISEKHPNFILNVGKARASDVKALMELAQERVLAEFAVKLQPEVALVGEGF from the coding sequence ATGGACGAGAAGTTGATCGCGGCGTTGCGCAGGATAGGCGAAGTCCGGCTGGACGAGCCCCTATCGCGCCACACCACTTTCGGCATCGGCGGCCCCGCCGACGCGTTCGTCACGGTCGACAGCGCAAGGCGTCTCCGGCGCCTGGTCGCTCTCTGCCACCGCCATGACACTCCCCTGTTCATACTGGGCGCCGGCAGCAACATCCTCGTCGGCGAGCTTGGGATACGCGGCGTAACGGCTGAAAACAGGGCGCGACAGGTCCAGGGGCCGAAAGCGAGCAGTAACGGCAGAAGCGTATTCCGGATCGAGTCCGGAATGCCCCTGGCGAAGCTCGCCCGCGACCTCTCGGCCAAAGGCTTCAGCGGCCTCGAATGGGCGGGCGGCATTCCAGGCACTATCGGCGGCGCCGTAGTCTACAACGCCGGCGCCTACGAGTGCTCGCTTGCCGACGTGCTCAAACGCGTGGGCATGGTCGACGCGCGGGGAAGGGGACACATCCTCAGCGCCGCCGACCTCGGCCTCGGCTACCGCGAGAGCGCCTTTACCCGACGGCTCTTCGCCGGGCAGGTGATCCTCTGGGCCGAGATCGGCCTCTTCCCCGGCGATCCCGATGACCTCGTGCGCCAGATGCGGGAGTTCGACAGGAGCCGGTCGGAATCGCAGCCGCGGGGCCGCAGCGCCGGCTCCATATTCAAGAACACGCGTGAGTACCCCGCCTGGTGGCTGATCGACCAGGTGGGGCTGCGCGGCTATCGCATCGGAGACGCCGAAATCTCGGAGAAACACCCGAACTTCATTCTGAACGTCGGCAAGGCGCGCGCATCCGACGTCAAGGCGCTGATGGAGCTGGCGCAGGAGCGCGTGCTGGCTGAGTTCGCCGTCAAACTGCAACCGGAGGTGGCGCTGGTGGGAGAGGGTTTCTGA
- a CDS encoding D-alanine--D-alanine ligase family protein, which yields MTARKTRLGVIFGGASGEHEVSVVSAQHVMAAADRERFEVAPIGVTKAGAWLTPSETQAQLDEPSEPYRKTLRLGESRGLLARPQALAVLRDIDVAFPLIHGPGGEDGTLQGLLELAEIPYVGAGVGASAVGLDKAFMKGLLRASGLPVVDYVVVTETRWEREPKAVAAEVESVLSYPVFVKPCNGGSSVGISKVRSREDLADSVLEALRYDRKLIIEQGVECREIECAVLGNDEPEASPLGEIRYQREFYDYEAKYLDGSTELIAPARLPPDLTARIQETAVAAYRAIDCSGMARVDCFLTPAGQLYIDELNTVPGFTPGSMYPRLWQEAGLSYAGLITRLVELGMERFRRRRELASL from the coding sequence ATGACGGCGCGAAAGACTCGCCTGGGCGTCATATTCGGCGGGGCCTCCGGCGAGCACGAGGTGTCGGTGGTGTCGGCGCAGCACGTGATGGCGGCGGCAGACAGGGAACGCTTCGAAGTGGCGCCCATCGGCGTCACCAAAGCGGGCGCCTGGCTCACGCCGTCGGAGACGCAGGCGCAGCTTGACGAGCCGTCGGAGCCCTACCGCAAGACGCTCCGCCTCGGCGAGTCGCGGGGGCTGCTGGCGAGGCCGCAGGCGCTCGCCGTGCTGCGCGACATCGATGTGGCGTTCCCCCTCATTCACGGCCCCGGCGGCGAAGACGGGACGCTACAGGGCCTGCTGGAGCTAGCGGAGATCCCGTACGTCGGCGCTGGAGTGGGCGCGAGCGCCGTCGGCCTCGACAAAGCATTCATGAAGGGGCTGCTCCGGGCCTCCGGGCTCCCCGTCGTCGACTACGTCGTCGTGACGGAGACGCGGTGGGAGCGGGAGCCGAAGGCAGTCGCGGCCGAGGTCGAGAGCGTCCTCTCTTACCCCGTCTTCGTGAAGCCGTGCAACGGCGGCAGCAGCGTCGGCATAAGCAAGGTGCGTTCCCGCGAAGACCTCGCCGACTCCGTGCTCGAGGCGTTGCGCTACGACCGCAAGCTAATAATCGAGCAGGGGGTGGAGTGCCGCGAGATCGAGTGCGCTGTGCTGGGGAACGACGAGCCGGAGGCGTCGCCGCTGGGCGAGATCCGCTACCAGCGCGAGTTCTACGACTACGAGGCGAAGTACCTCGACGGCTCGACAGAGCTGATAGCGCCCGCCCGGCTCCCGCCCGATTTGACGGCGCGCATCCAGGAGACCGCCGTCGCCGCCTATCGGGCAATCGACTGCTCGGGGATGGCGCGCGTCGACTGCTTCCTGACGCCCGCGGGCCAGCTCTACATCGACGAGTTGAACACAGTACCGGGCTTCACTCCCGGCAGCATGTACCCGCGCCTGTGGCAGGAGGCGGGGCTTTCGTATGCGGGGCTCATCACCCGGCTGGTCGAGCTGGGCATGGAACGCTTCCGGCGAAGGAGGGAGCTTGCGTCGCTATAG
- the ftsA gene encoding cell division protein FtsA, with translation MARNGTIAAIDVGTTKVCTVVGEVVEEGSLRILGVGVSPARGFSRGMVDNIRDATQSIRDSVEKAERSSGTRILSAHVGIAGSHIQSLNSRGIAAIADRHHPISVDDIDRVLEAARVVNLPSNREVLHAVPRRYVVDGQDTVSDPVGMHGQRLDVETHIVTASVTAMQNIGKCVEGAAVEVESLILEPLASAEAVLEEEEKKQGVVVADIGGGTTGIALFLEGAVHHTAVLPVGGNHLTRDLVVGLRCPYHVAEEAKASHGHAIPSMVDANDSVDLDCFGSERQKTVPRRRLCEILQARSEEIIEMVMGEVKRSVHDDILSAGVVLTGGTANLRGIDILAEQITGLPVRVGVPGHLQGLSETLSDPAYATSVGLLQWALKENSLLYEGKRSGANLALGGIFRRFGQFIRVLIPE, from the coding sequence GTGGCAAGAAACGGCACCATCGCCGCAATCGACGTCGGCACCACCAAAGTATGCACCGTCGTGGGCGAGGTAGTGGAAGAGGGCTCGCTGCGGATCCTCGGCGTGGGCGTCTCACCGGCGAGAGGGTTCAGCCGCGGGATGGTCGATAACATCCGCGACGCCACGCAGTCGATACGTGACTCGGTGGAGAAGGCGGAGCGCTCCAGCGGCACGCGCATCCTCTCCGCGCACGTCGGCATCGCCGGCTCGCACATACAATCGCTCAACAGCCGCGGCATCGCCGCTATCGCCGACCGTCATCATCCCATCTCCGTCGACGACATAGACCGCGTCCTCGAAGCCGCCCGCGTCGTCAACCTGCCCTCCAACCGTGAGGTGCTCCACGCCGTGCCCCGGCGCTACGTCGTCGACGGGCAGGACACCGTCAGCGACCCCGTCGGCATGCACGGCCAGCGGCTGGACGTGGAGACGCACATCGTGACCGCTTCCGTGACGGCGATGCAGAACATCGGCAAGTGCGTCGAGGGCGCCGCCGTCGAGGTCGAAAGCCTGATACTGGAGCCGTTGGCAAGCGCCGAGGCGGTGCTCGAAGAGGAGGAGAAGAAGCAGGGCGTCGTCGTCGCCGACATCGGCGGCGGCACGACGGGGATAGCGCTCTTCCTGGAGGGCGCCGTCCATCACACTGCCGTCCTCCCTGTGGGCGGCAACCATCTCACCCGCGACCTCGTCGTCGGGCTGCGCTGCCCCTACCACGTCGCCGAAGAAGCGAAAGCGAGCCACGGGCATGCCATCCCCAGCATGGTGGACGCGAACGATTCGGTCGATCTCGACTGCTTCGGCTCGGAGCGCCAGAAGACGGTGCCGCGGCGCCGGCTCTGCGAGATCTTGCAGGCCCGCAGCGAGGAGATTATCGAGATGGTGATGGGCGAGGTCAAGCGCTCCGTGCACGACGACATACTGTCGGCGGGCGTCGTGCTGACGGGCGGCACCGCGAACCTGCGTGGCATCGATATTCTGGCGGAACAGATCACGGGGCTGCCGGTGCGGGTGGGCGTGCCGGGCCATTTGCAGGGGCTATCGGAGACGCTGTCCGACCCCGCCTACGCGACGAGCGTAGGCCTGTTGCAGTGGGCGCTCAAAGAGAACAGCCTGCTTTACGAGGGGAAGCGTTCGGGCGCAAACCTGGCGTTGGGCGGCATCTTCCGACGCTTCGGCCAGTTTATAAGGGTGCTGATCCCGGAGTAA